The segment gatggtcagtctgacagagcttcagagttcctctgtggagatgggagaaccttccagaaggacaaccatctctgcagcactccaccaatcaggcctttatggtagagtggccagacggaagccactcctcagtaaaatgcacatgatagCCCCCTTGGATTTTgtcaaaaggcaactaaaggactccaagattgaacgctttggcctgaatgccaagcgtcacatctggaggaaaatctggcaccatccctacggtgaagcctgGTGGCATCATGCTgtatggatgtttttcagcggcagggactgggagacaagtcaggattgaaggaaagatgaacagagcaaagtagagagagatccttgatgaaaacctgctacagagcgctcaggacctcagactgggtcgaaggttcaccttccaacaggacaatgaccctaagcacacagcaaagacaacgtAGGAGTTGCTTCcagacaagtctttgaatgtccttgagtggcccagccagaacccggacttgaacccggtcgaacgtctctggagagaactgaaaatagcttgcagcgacgctccccatccaacctgacagagcttgagaggatctgcaaagaagaatgggagaaactcaccaaatacaggtgtgccaagcttgtagcgtcacacccaagaagactctaggctgttatcgctgccaaaggtacttcaacaaagtactgagtaaagggtctgaatgcttatgtaaatgtaatatttcaatttttattttattttccaaaatgtctaaaaacctattttcactttgtcattctggttcattgtgtgtagattgaaaagaaaaacaaacaatttaatacattttagaataaggctgtaacgtaacaaaatgtggaaaaagtcaagggatctgaatactttccgaatgcactgtacatgtcttATCCTGGCCTCAAGAACATCTGTAACTACTTGACACATGAATGGTATGTGATAAAAATATGCACATAATATTGGTAGTAACCCATCTAGTCACATCACATTTACTGTCAAAGTGCCTATTTACGAGGATCATTTTTTATtctacccttattttaccaggtaaattgactgagaagaTATTctaatttacagcaacgacctggggaatagttacaggggagaggggggacgAATGAGCCAATTGGTGCAGACATTCTGTGCAGTCGTATACCCATCATTGCAGATGGAGTAGAAATGCTAAAGACTTGGATCACTGCACACTGTGCTATTTGGTATTAATTTACCTGCTGGGCTCCGTCACCTGTTATATCCCAGTGTTATGTCCTCTCACAGTATGGCCTGATGGGATTGGAAGGGATCAGGTGAGATCAGGGTTAGAAGCCCCATGTAACTTCCTGTCCACACATTCCCTCACACTCATCCTATTCTGACTCACCATTGTGTCCAGAGTCATGCTCAAGGGCAGCAGACTTAAGGGCTAACCAGCTGAGGGGTcattaccacacacacgcacttaccTATGGTCAGCCTCCAATGCAACtaaatgttttctttattatccATCTCTGTGTTGTCCACTGCCCCTGTGTGTCTGTAATAAACATGAAGTTGTATATTATATGAAGTGTACTAAGTTATATTTGGTTGGTTTCCTTGCAGGGGGAAGGAAGACGAAGACACAACAACCTCAGCCTGACACCAACAGCAACATTGACCTGGGGAGACTTGGAGAGGGAAAGGTACCACACACACCGATTACTTATGCAAGGTGTGGGGGTCTTTCTCCAGTATCTGTGGTGCTGGTTGGAGGGCTGTGATGCTCTCAAGTCCCTCTGAAAGTGCAAAGTTTCACACAGTGACAAATATCCCCGTGAACTGTGTACAAAACTTTAAGAACATttgctatttccatgacatacactgaccaggtgaaagcaatgatcccttactgatgtcacttgatgaatccaattcaatcagtgtagatgaaagggaggagacaggctaaataatgctttttaagcattgagacaatttagacatggattgtgtaagtGTAACcattagagggtgaatgggcaagacaaaagattgaagtaccTTTGAACAGGGTTTGGATGTAGGTGcaaggcgcactggtttgtgtcaagaactgcaacgctgctgggtttttcacgctcaacagtttcccgtttgtatcaagaagggtccaccacccaatggatatccagccaatttgatacaactgtgggaagcattggagtcaacatgggccagcatcccgttggaacgcttttgacaccttgcagagtccatgccccgatgaattgaggctgtttgagggcaaaagggggtacaactcaatactaggaaggtgttcataatgttttgaacacacatatatatatatagtaccagtcaaaagtttggacacggtctactcagagttcctctgttcagtgtctgtgttcttttgcccatcttaatcttttcttttcattggccagtctgagatatggctttttctttgcaactctgcctaggccAGCATCTCAGAGTTGCCTctccactgttgacgttgagactggtgttttgcgggtactatttaatgaagctgccagttgaggacttgtgaggtgtctgtttctcaatctagacactaatgtacttgtcttcttgcttatttgtgcaccggggcctcccactcctctttctattctggttagaaccagtttgctctgctctgtgaagggagtagtacacagcgttgtacgagatcgtcagtttcttggcaatttctcacatggaatagccttaatttctcagaacaagaatagactgacgagtttcagaagaaaggtctttgtttctggccattttgagcctgtaatcgaacccacaaatgctgatgctccagatactcaactagtctaaagaaggccagttttattgcttctttaaaatcagagcaacagttttcagctgtgctaacataattgcaaaagggttttctagtgatcaattagccttttaaatgataaacttggattagctaacacaacgtgccattggaacacaggagtgatggttgctgataatgggcctctgtacgcctatgtagatattctatttttttaaatcacctgtttccagctacaatagtcatttacaacattaacaatgtctacactgtatttctgatcaatttgttattttaattgacaatTTTTTTAGCTTTCCTTTAAAAAATTAGGAattcagtcggggtctcaacctACTGTTGAGTTAGCAGtataatacacaaggtgcaatttcaaaatgtgcATTTTCTTATGTAAGTCACTCAATTAGCATGtcaattcaatattaggaaggtgttcctaatgtttggtacacaGTGTATGCTGCTAGTTCTGCTTTCTACACTACATGGCAGTATTGTTAATAGCCTGCTGTTGTTGCCTGATAGGTGCTGTAGACTAGCTGCCCAACCAAAGGCTGCAGAAGTGAGGTGGGAGGCTAAAGTCATGCATGTTTTATTCTCAATAGAGATTTGAGGGGGAGGCCCCAAGACAACGTGGCGCAGAGCAATGGAGACTGAGCTCCaaccatatatacactgctcaaaaaaaataaagggaacacttaaacaacacaatgtaactccaagtcaatcacacttctgtgaaatcaaactgtccacttaggaagcaacactgattgacaatacatttcacatgctgttgtgcaaatggaatagacaaaaggtggaaattataggcaattagcaagacacccccaaaaaaggagtgattctgcaggtggtgatcacagaccacttctcagttcctatgcttcctggctgatgttttggtcacttttgaatgctggcggtgctctcactctagtggtagcatgagacggagtcaacaacccacacaagtggctcaggtagtgcagttcatccaggatggcacatcaatgcgagctgtggcaaaaaggtttgctgtgtctgtcagcgtagtgtccagagcatggaggcgctaccaggagacaggccagtacatcaggagacgtggaggaggccgtaggagggcaacaacccagcagcaggaccgctacctccgcctttgtgcaaggaggtgcactgccagcgccctgcaaaatgacctccagcaggccacaaatgtgcatgtgttagCATATGGTcccacaaggggtctgaggatctcatctcggtacctaatggcagtcaggctacctctggcgagcacatggagggctgtgcggccccacaaagaaatgccaccccacaccatgactgacccatcgccaaaccggtcatgctggaggatgttgcaggcagcagaacgttctccacggcgtctccagactctgtcacgtctgtcacatgtgctcatgtgctcagtgtgaacctgctttcatctgtgaagagcacagggcgccaatggcgaatttgccaatcttggtgttctctggcaaatgcgaaacgtcctgcacggtgttgggctgtaagcacaacccccacctgtggacgtcgggccctcataccaccctcatggagtctgtttctgaccgtttgagcagacacatgcacatctgtggcctgctggaggtcattttgcagggctctggcagtgcacctccttgcacaaaggcggaggtagcggtcctgctgcccTCCtaaggcctcctccacatctcctgatgtactggcctgtctcctggtagcgcctgcatgctctggacactacgctgacagacacagcaaacctttttgccacagttcgcattgatgtgccatcctgcatgaactgcactacctgagccacttgtgtgggttgtagactccgtctcatgctaccactagagtgagagcaccgccagcattcaaaagtgaccaaaacatcagccaggaagcataggaactgagaagtggtctgtggtcaccacctgcagaatcactcctgttttgggggggtgtcttgctaattgcctataatttccaccttttgtctattccatttgcacaacagcatgtgaaatgtattgtcaatcagtgttgcttcctaagtggacagtttgatttcacagaagtgtgattgacttggagttacattgtgttgtttaagtgttccctttatttttttgagcagtgtatatataaaaccTGTTATATTGTCGATggtcacatcatcatcatcagcagaGCTGGGTCACAGTGGAGAAGATGGCCTGAAACCATCAGAAGTGGAGTGCTTGCCTATGCACCAGCCGGAAAGACGGGGGATGAGTGAGAGAGATTTTTCTGAATGTTTGTGGTTTGTGCTTAACCATTTAGTAAATACACTGGGAGAATTTGACATCAAGGACATTGTGTCATGAACAATATTAACAGGGCTGGGAATTTCCAGCAACCTCACGATACCATCACGAtccttaggtgccgatacgacaTGTATTGAGATTCTCGCGATTCTATACTGCGATTTGATGttacaaacatattgctcactatatgtctgctgcagagagacatgACAAAACTAGTTTTAAATCAGTCATGGAAGTacgtgctgaaaacatgttggctcacaaAGAAgaagcaaaacaaaaacaattgccACATACATTTTACTGTTTTAAAGGGTCTGCCAAGCAGAGCTACTGGATATAATGACCAGATGCTTATGTCTCAGCCCTATCAACCGGATTTGTTGTCCACAGAGCAGAATGGTGGGCTGTCAAACTCCTGCCTATTCctctctttggattggtggatacattttgttatttgatgagggttgttgacgtcaacTGCCTGTAATCATTGGAGTGAGATGTTACGCTACCCTCCTGAATATGCATAGACTGTTCATCTTAGATATAAAGTgttgccgggatgtcacgtgCACCACATTTATCAGGACAGTCGTAACAACCTAAGGATCGCAAAATTTCTATTAGATCAAAAAAGAAATTCATTTTTACTTTGACTAAATTCGACACATTGCCCACACATACAATAAAATATAACTGTATCGATCTGAAATATGAACATATAGAACTACCCAAAGTATTAAAACACTAAAATAAATAAGTAAACATGACATGAACAAAAATCAAAAACAAGATGTCAGAATGTCTAAGTATTTTATTTTGACATGCTCATTGGCATTCTTGCTGCCACAGCACTGAAAATAATTGCAGATACAGTATTGATATGGTCCTATTCTCCAGTTCCTTTAAAACCAGTTATACACTTCATATGAAGAAAAACAATCATGAGGGATAACATCTCACTTGACAGAAAACAAGTActggtttaaaaaataaataactacTCTCAATTCTGCAGAATCAAATTTCAGCACCAGTTCAAGTAAAATAAGCATTCACTTCTCCAGTATCACACTCCCACACGTTGTTTTATCCAGTCGATTCTTCCTGTACTGTCCTGAACTAGGACCCTATTGCCCGAAGCCTCAGACAggcaacctacatcagcctatgAGGTTGATCCCTGGGCTCCCTGAAGCTGACATCACAGAGCAGTGAGAGGTGGTCGGAGGGGTAGTGGTATGAGGGCAGGCGGTCAGGTCCTATCTGTTCCTCAGTGGGGATGTCCAGCAGGGTGTCCACAGTGAAAGCACCGTGAGAGTACCAGATGTAGTCCAGGGTACTGCAGCTCTCTCCTGAGGGACGGATCTTCCAGGTAGTGTAGGCCGGCTCCGTTTGCCCGTCTGCACTCAGCAGCTTATAGGCGGAGTCCAGACCCAGGGGGGAGGAGATAAAACGCCTGTACACGTCCTCCGAGGGCTCAGCGTTAAAGTCCCCACACACTATCAGAGGCACCCCCTCGGTCCCACTCCCTCCCCCAGGTCCCCTACTGACTGGGTCTGACATAGCCGCCCGCGAGGTGATAGCCTTAAGGCTCTGCAGCAGGTCAGCCCCTTGGgcccccctcaacctctcccagcCACTCCTCGCCTTCAGGTGGGTCACAGCCACGCACAGCCTCTGGCCCGTCTCCCGGCAACGCAGCATCTGCACGATGGCCACCTGATTGGTAGGCAGCATCATGGCAGAGAGGCGCAGgtgggaggtgtggaggaggccGAAGCGGGCACGGCGGTAGAAGAGCGCACAGCCGTCAGGGCCGTTGTTGCTGGCCACTTCCAGGCAGGGGGACCATGGCTTGGGCAGGAATGTGCTGTGGTAGCCCAGGCTGGCCAGGATGGGCTGGAAGGTGTCGTAGTAGTGGTCCACTTCCTGGAGACACAGGATGTCAGGGCGGTAGGTGAGGATCTCTTCCAGGATCAGGTACTTCCTCTCAGCCCAGTTCAGAGCATCCAGAGGACATTGCACAAAGCCATCCTTACCCTCCCCTagagctgagaggaggagagaggacggttAGTGGACATTACTGTATAGCATTGTACACTTCTCCCCATTTCTGATCGAAAGCCATTGTGAGCACTGAGCAGTATCATGGTCTGAAGTCTTGAGAGCTAGAGTCTTGGATATTCatagagtgtacaaaacattaagaacacctgctctttccatgacagactgaccaggtgaatccaggtgaaagctatgctcCCTTATTGAcaccacttgttaaatccacttcaaatcagtgcagatgaagacaggttaaagaaggatttaagtcttgagacaattgagacatggtttgtgtatgtgtgccattcagagggtgaatgggcaagacaaaatatttaagtgcctttgaacggggtatggtaggtgccaggcacaccagtttgtgtcaagaactgcaacactgctgggtttttcacgttcaacagtttcctgtgtgtatcaataatggtccaccacccaaagaacatccagccaaacTCAATACAACATGTCAACTGTGGCAGGCATTGgagccaacatgggccagcatccctgtggaacgcttttgacaccttgtagagtccattctaAGGGCaaaatgggggagggggggttgcaactcaatattaggaaggtaccCATACAGTACATGTTCTATGTTCTGCTCTGGTGGTCTTCTATAATCTATAGTACTCTATCATCTATCAGAGATCTATGTACCTTGAGCTAGGATGTTCCATGTCATGACCCGTATGGATGGTGTTTGCTGTTGCTCATTGTTCCTGTATTGGTGCTGCTGTTTTGGGTCTGCAGGGTAGACCAGGTCCCTGTGTGGCCGGGCCGGCCGGTTCTGGAGGATCTTCTCGCACTCCCTGAGCAGCTGGTCTGGGTCGGCCTGCTCCAGGCCCTCCGGGTCCTGGTCTGAGTCCTGTTGCTCTGGGTCGTAGTCCTGCTGGGCCAGTGGAGCACTGTTCAGGGTCTGGGCCAGGGTACCAAACagcctgctgctgctactgctgcccaTCAGACACACTGAGGACAAGGAGACAACATATTAGAGAAATACAAAACACTGCACACATACAGTGTGCGCACATAATCACGCCCACACACAATCTAGACATTGTAAAACATGAGTCCTGTCATGTTACCCTGCAGTCAGCAGAGACTGTGTCTCTCAGGCTCTCACACAAAAGACCATGTCTGAATCAGACTAAATAAATCATCTGTAACCACTTGTATATGTGGCATGCAATATGCTCTTAGGTGGTCAACAGCGATACATTATTTTGCTCCATTTACCAAAACAATGCCCACAGATTAAAAAGGCTAGCACATTCACAGgacgacagacaggcagacactccCTCGTCAGTTTGGCTCCGACTCATCCTCTGCGTTCCTTGGAAGCCATTTTGTGAGCGAGAGTAGCTAGAAAAGGAATCGTTAGAGTGGATCTAAAGAGAGACATACATAAATAAGCTTGATAGAACTGTGGTCAAACCGATCATCTCCATCCTTAGACTACGTACGTCACTGTGGTTTAGTGAAATCCTCACCACTGTTTTGTCTCGTTTATCTCGGTGTCAGAGAACAGCAGCACTACTCTAGCTCTATTCCTCTCTCCGTTTTGATGACTTCTTCAATGTCATTCTCCTCCGTCTTTCTCCTCCTTGTACTTCAGTttcttctgacccccccccccccagtcgaTTTTCGGACAATCCGACTCCTTCCACTTTAGTTCTCTGCTGCTTTCAGTTTGTCGTActcagtctctccccctctctgtctcagtccctccctctgtttctgtgtcagtgtgacaTTCCAGCTAGTGACAGCGTGACTGTTTAGAC is part of the Salvelinus fontinalis isolate EN_2023a chromosome 6, ASM2944872v1, whole genome shotgun sequence genome and harbors:
- the LOC129858082 gene encoding nocturnin-like isoform X2, giving the protein MGSSSSSRLFGTLAQTLNSAPLAQQDYDPEQQDSDQDPEGLEQADPDQLLRECEKILQNRPARPHRDLVYPADPKQQHQYRNNEQQQTPSIRVMTWNILAQALGEGKDGFVQCPLDALNWAERKYLILEEILTYRPDILCLQEVDHYYDTFQPILASLGYHSTFLPKPWSPCLEVASNNGPDGCALFYRRARFGLLHTSHLRLSAMMLPTNQVAIVQMLRCRETGQRLCVAVTHLKARSGWERLRGAQGADLLQSLKAITSRAAMSDPVSRGPGGGSGTEGVPLIVCGDFNAEPSEDVYRRFISSPLGLDSAYKLLSADGQTEPAYTTWKIRPSGESCSTLDYIWYSHGAFTVDTLLDIPTEEQIGPDRLPSYHYPSDHLSLLCDVSFREPRDQPHRLM
- the LOC129858082 gene encoding nocturnin-like isoform X1; translated protein: MYPARRCSFLHRDLAVFCLSSLGPAAKNQPPPKKLSLPAPRHCHIGGEDGRRGKPQVKSRGSSPVSARSIPVCLMGSSSSSRLFGTLAQTLNSAPLAQQDYDPEQQDSDQDPEGLEQADPDQLLRECEKILQNRPARPHRDLVYPADPKQQHQYRNNEQQQTPSIRVMTWNILAQALGEGKDGFVQCPLDALNWAERKYLILEEILTYRPDILCLQEVDHYYDTFQPILASLGYHSTFLPKPWSPCLEVASNNGPDGCALFYRRARFGLLHTSHLRLSAMMLPTNQVAIVQMLRCRETGQRLCVAVTHLKARSGWERLRGAQGADLLQSLKAITSRAAMSDPVSRGPGGGSGTEGVPLIVCGDFNAEPSEDVYRRFISSPLGLDSAYKLLSADGQTEPAYTTWKIRPSGESCSTLDYIWYSHGAFTVDTLLDIPTEEQIGPDRLPSYHYPSDHLSLLCDVSFREPRDQPHRLM